One segment of Pyricularia oryzae 70-15 chromosome 3, whole genome shotgun sequence DNA contains the following:
- a CDS encoding lipid A export ATP-binding/permease msbA, whose protein sequence is MLTALQRNIRELQIATSQTLGFICHDFMLSIAGTIVAFKYGPLMTLVITATVPIAMFIMRALSQMLEKAVRTQKEKQAVATKLSAAAITGIDLVKVYNSHEHELHNFRLAAREAGKHARVQTMWNALQAAFIKIYMAVVFLSGFFFGIYQVDRGNMSAGDVITTFYAALSTFEGVQGLGPHILSLVRGMQASKALKSVVSDRVVEMGGGRKPRVFEGRIEVKSVSFAYPSNPAVQVLKPTSMTFKPGKMTFLVGRSGSGKSTITNLLVKFYEPLSGEILLDEHPLQTLSSEWVRKNVTLVQQQSTLFSDTLYANIAMNSENVSQDKVKAACEMALLQSTIAGLPQGLDTLVGPGGQSLSGGQRQRVALARARLRDTPVLILDEVTSGLDPKSKLMIMDAIRYWRSGRTTIVITHDVSQVGDDDYVYVMDKAEVREEGLCKQLLSSRDGYFLQLRALAESGADSNGPEGVMTPEDDLSSLSSSEDELDVDMSGKSFYIPEPKTTSSFGALGRMSFVPIPGTNGPIYPTPNQPGSGAYLQLHRSPRHRHREQGRPNNWQDAEVSKPRRGSIDLIQARGLSALANRSPVKRPLPQGGRIGGVLRRLSTRSSPIEDVEMSPFRDHDKGVKEVVRERIREAIGKGTGAGKRGVTKRQARRGKKDGPDEEATNTTGHMPAYQILKTVWPALDTKHRLYAVAALFWCIVAAGCSPVFAFVFSNLLQAFWAQGSKLEAGTKWAIVLGCVGILDFTAVFFTFFLAGAVAQEWVDTLKVDAFFSILCQPRAWHDRSKNSAARVCDVLDRGADEMRTIVAQFTPIALIVVIMVSSAIVWAMVILWQLTLVALAVFPFVGLCVFFSTRTSEKWEALSNESAEATGGILSSVVSDIRVVRAFLLEKFFGDRFEAAAERAFTIGKKRGLYTGIWGGIHCSISQWLVVVIFTFGVFLLTTAESVNVGDIIQVVNLLMFTVGSATMMMSNIPQIAAAQAKAAQMLHLAKMPRDHPDQQELGKKRLLTPLPTVFNKLRFAYPGRDQQVLRNVSLSIPSEGCTAIVGGSGCGKSTIAALILGLYEPLYDDDPSPTGGASPKASRKGNFEVISPVVSYPLGPVASSPLPSLVYSPPQGGTRASSHRRSGELGALTYAGFDAREISTKALRGMMAYVPQQPFIFPGTIRENIVYGLPEDESVLRGQHNVELAAREADIHEFIISLPQGYETLVGDGGVALSGGQAQRLCIARALARRPKLLVLDEPTSALDAESGQSVMDTLRTLVCRRDGDLSTAAASPLLRKAGGTLSPYSPQHPDPYNWEGNFFRKSEGRSFSYVHGAAAGTQHRQPAVVVITHSREMMKMADRLVVIDNGCVAETGTYEYLMAAGDSRLAELLDGGYRAPAAKSSGVPMENTTSLEPVPVSPRTLTRVVSPSPEQYRRNNRSSPGGIPQRQQRPGMNMEDMFLPQVAWQEDDRS, encoded by the exons ATGCTGACAGCCTTGCAGAG AAATATCCGCGAGCTTCAGATAGCGACTAGCCAGACGTTGGGCTTCATATGTCATGACTTTATGCTTTCAATCGCCGGCACGATCGTGGCCTTCAAGTACGGCCCGCTGATGACGCTTGTCATCACCGCCACGGTCCCCATTGCCATGTTCATCATGCGAGCCCTCAGCCAAATGCTCGAAAAGGCGGTCCGGactcaaaaggaaaagcagGCAGTCGCCACTAAGCTATCGGCCGCAGCCATCACCGGTATCGACCTGGTCAAAGTTTACAACTCGCACGAACACGAGCTCCACAACTTTCGGCTGGCGGCTAGAGAGGCGGGCAAGCACGCACGCGTCCAGACCATGTGGAATGCCCTACAGGCGGCATTTATAAAGATTTACATGGCAGTCGTCTTTCTGTCTggcttcttctttggtaTATACCAGGTAGATCGAGGCAACATGAGTGCGGGGGACGTCATCACCACCTTTTATGCCGCCCTCAGCACCTTTGAGGGAGTTCAAGGTCTGGGACCGCATATATTGAGCCTTGTCAGGGGCATGCAGGCTAGCAAGGCGCTAAAATCGGTGGTTTCGGACCGTGTCGTGGAGATGGGTGGTGGTCGAAAGCCTAGAGTGTTTGAGGGGAGGATCGAAGTCAAGAGT GTCAGCTTCGCTTATCCCTCTAATCCAGCGGTACAGGTCTTGAAGCCAACCTCAATGACCTTCAAGCCCGGAAAAATGACCTTTCTCGTCGGGCGGAGTGGCTCTGGTAAAAGTACCATCACCAACCTGCTGGTCAAATTCTACGAGCCCCTGAGCGGCGAGATACTCCTAGATGAGCATCCCCTTCAGACACTAAGCTCCGAGTGGGTCCGAAAGAATGTCACACTCGTGCAGCAGCAGAGCACACTCTTCAGCGACACTCTGTACGCAAACATCGCCATGAACTCGGAAAACGTCAGCCAGGACAAGGTCAAAGCAGCCTGCGAGATGGCGCTGCTTCAGTCAACCATTGCGGGTCTACCTCAGGGGCTAGATACCCTCGTTGGCCCAGGTGGACAGAGCCTCAGCGGTGGACAGAGACAGAGGGTGGCCCTGGCTCGTGCACGCCTTCGTGATACACCTGTGTTGATACTAGATGAGGTTACCAGTGGCCTGGATCCCAAGTCGAAGCTGATGATCATGGACGCAATCCGATATTGGCGCAGTGGTAGGACAACGATAGTTATTACTCACGACGTGTCTCAAGTCGGGGATGATGATTACGTCTATGTCATGGACAAGGCCGAGGTTCGCGAGGAGGGCCTCTGCAAACAACTTCTGAGCAGTCGAGATGGCTACTTTTTGCAGCTACGGGCCCTGGCAGAGTCAGGGGCTGATTCCAACGGCCCTGAAGGGGTCATGACCCCAGAGGATGACTTGTCCAGCCTAAGCTCATCCGAGGACGAACTTGATGTAGACATGAGTGGGAAGTCTTTTTACATCCCAGAGCCAAAGACTACATCCTCTTTTGGCGCTTTGGGCAGGATGTCTTTTGTCCCCATTCCAGGCACGAACGGTCCCATATACCCGACCCCAAACCAGCCCGGCTCTGGTGCCTATCTACAACTGCATCGAAGCCCTCGTCACAGACACCGCGAACAAGGTCGGCCGAACAATTGGCAAGACGCCGAGGTATCCAAGCCGCGAAGAGGTAGTATTGACTTGATCCAGGCGCGCGGTCTTTCGGCCCTTGCAAACAGATCGCCTGTGAAGCGTCCCTTGCCGCAAGGTGGTCGCATTGGTGGTGTGCTGAGGCGGTTGTCGACGAGGTCGTCTCCTATAGAAGATGTGGAGATGTCGCCTTTCAGGGACCATGATAAAGGAGTAAAGGAAGTGGTTAGGGAGAGGATTAGAGAAGCAATAGGGAAAGGGACGGGGGCTGGGAAAAGAGGTGTGACGAAAAGACAGGCGAGGAGAGGTAAGAAGGACGGGCCGGATGAAGAGGCGACCAACACAACAGGACACATGCCGGCATATCAGATATTAAAGACTGTCTGGCCGGCACTCGACACCAAACACCGCCTCTACGCCGTCGCGGCACTATTTTGGTGCATAGTAGCAGCAGGCTGCAGCCCCGTCTTTGCATTTGTCTTCTCGAACCTGCTACAGGCATTCTGGGCACAGGGAAGCAAGCTGGAGGCGGGAACCAAGTGGGCCATCGTTCTTGGCTGCGTCGGCATCCTCGACTTCACTGCCGTCTTCTTCACCTTCTTCCTGGCCGGTGCCGTCGCACAGGAGTGGGTAGACACCCTCAAGGTAGACGCCTTCTTCAGCATCCTCTGCCAGCCACGTGCGTGGCACGACCGAAGCAAAAACTCGGCCGCTCGCGTTTGTGACGTCCTGGACCGCGGGGCCGACGAGATGCGTACGATTGTGGCCCAGTTTACCCCCATCGccctcatcgtcgtcatcatggTCAGCTCGGCCATCGTCTGGGCCATGGTGATCCTATGGCAGCTGACGTTGGTTGCGTTGGCCGTCTTTCCGTTTGTTGGCCTCTGCGTCTTCTTCTCTACCCGGACTAGCGAGAAGTGGGAGGCCCTGTCCAACGAATCGGCCGAGGCTACGGGGGGCATTCTTTCCTCTGTGGTTTCCGACATCCGGGTCGTCCGCGCTTTTCTCCTGGAAAAGTTCTTTGGCGATCGTTTCGAAGCAGCTGCCGAGCGGGCATTCACCATCGGTAAGAAACGCGGGCTATACACCGGCATCTGGGGCGGCATACACTGCTCCATCTCACAAtggctcgtcgtcgtcatctttACCTTTGGTGTGTTCCTGCTCACCACGGCCGAGAGCGTCAACGTCGGCGACATCATCCAGGTTGTCAACTTGTTGATGTTCACCGTCGGCAGCGCCACCATGATGATGTCCAACATCCCTCAAATCGCAGCTGCCCAGGCAAAGGCGGCTCAGATGCTGCACTTGGCCAAGATGCCGCGCGACCATCCGGATCAGCAGGAGCTGGGCAAGAAGAGGCTTCTCACTCCACTTCCCACCGTCTTCAACAAACTGCGCTTTGCGTACCCCGGCAGAGACCAGCAGGTTTTGCGAAACGTCAGCCTCTCCATCCCGAGCGAGGGCTGTACAGCAATAGTCGGCGGTTCGGGCTGTGGCAAGAGCACCATCGCCGCCTTGATCTTGGGGCTTTATGAGCCGCTCTATGACGACGACCCGAGTCCCACCGGTGGCGCTTCTCCCAAGGCGTCTCGAAAAGGCAACTTCGAGGTAATCTCTCCGGTGGTGTCCTACCCTCTCGGACCAGTGGCATCCTCTCCTCTTCCGTCATTGGTATACTCTCCTCCGCAAGGCGGTACGAGGGCTAGCTCCCACCGCAGGAGCGGCGAGCTTGGTGCACTCACATATGCCGGCTTCGATGCCCGTGAGATCTCGACCAAAGCCCTACGCGGCATGATGGCATACGTACCACAACAACCATTCATCTTCCCCGGCACCATTCGAGAAAATATCGTATATGGCCTTCCTGAGGATGAGTCAGTGCTCCGAGGACAGCACAACGTTGAACTGGCTGCTCGCGAGGCAGACATCCACGAGTTTATCATTTCGCTGCCCCAGGGCTATGAGACCCTCGTAGGGGACGGCGGAGTGGCACTATCCGGAGGCCAGGCGCAGAGGCTGTGCATCGCAAGAGCCCTCGCCAGACGACCGAAGCTCCTGGTTCTCGACGAACCCACCAGCGCGCTCGACGCCGAGAGCGGCCAGTCGGTCATGGACACTCTGAGGACCCTGGTCTGCCGCCGGGACGGCGATCtcagcaccgccgccgcctcccccTTGCTAAGAAAAGCGGGTGGTACCCTCAGCCCCTACAGCCCGCAGCACCCCGACCCGTACAACTGGGAGGGCAACTTCTTCCGCAAGAGCGAGGGCAGGTCCTTCAGCTACGTCCACGGAGCTGCCGCCGGCACACAGCACCGGCAGCCGGCCGTCGTGGTCATCACGCATTCGCGCGAGATGATGAAGATGGCGGACcgcctcgtcgtcatcgacaACGGCTGCGTGGCCGAGACGGGCACCTATGAGTACCTGATGGCGGCGGGCGACAGTCGGCTCGCGGAGCTGCTCGACGGGGGATACCGTGCGCCGGCGGCCAAGAGCAGCGGCGTGCCGATGGAAAATACCACGAGCTTGGAGCCGGTGCCGGTCTCGCCCAGGACCTTGACGAGGGTAGTTTCGCCCTCGCCGGAGCAGTATCGTCGGAACAACCGCTCAAGCCCCGGGGGTATTCCGCAGAGGCAGCAGAGGCCGGGGATGAATATGGAGGACATGTTTTTGCCGCAGGTGGCTTGGCAGGAAGACGATAGGAGCTGA
- a CDS encoding alkaline phosphatase, which translates to MVFRTSFALAAAAAFLLPSTQGQTFQRLGSCPDLGCILPPDQSDFLPGQFFDIRLEIHAPVNGSEAFNNGVPDEDFTVTITKDGSGAESKTITQFFSKEEPKIEKWTFNWFEDLFAEEAKTPSVVNVASKVHRRVALYEPGTYQVVLSYYGGKTTKATWVVRPLAEVKKTKNVIFFIGDGMTTNMITAARLLGHKSINGKYQSTMQLDKFPVIGHQMTHSIDTYITDSANSASALYSGHKSTVNAMGVYVDSSPDAFDDPKVETVVEMLKRVWGSAWGAVSTAFIADATPIALTAHTRLRSQYGPLINQALNGVTNYTWTNHGGPDAYFGGGADQFIAGSASFEGKDYYDEFAKKGYTVSLNKTALEAIPNDQRALGIFCRGNLPVWLDRNVFTDYLGKQKNDPSGADKPALDLPGLKEMTLKAIDVLHTRGGEKGFFLMSEAASIDKQMHSLDYDRALGDLLELDDTVKATVEKLEKMGILNETLIVVSADHGHGFDVFGSADTKYLDSKDNDREKRNAVGVYERSGQSMYQVEVPGVSYNTGPNFPVNWDPRYRIASGFGAMPDHREAYKLNTRPRAPTTTTPGRASNDMYANPADQPGGYMINGTLPPKEAQGVHSLTDVPVYAMGPCAETFGGTYNNVDIFYKIASCLGLGHSKEKQNCASRKH; encoded by the exons ATGGTCTTCCGCACTTCTTTTGCGTtggcagcagccgccgcatTTCTGTTGCCGTCGACCCAAGGTCAAACGTTCCAAAGGCTCGGGTCATGCCCCGACCTTGGATGCATTCTTCCTCCTGACCAGAGTGAC TTCCTGCCTGGCCAATTTTTCGACATCCGTCTCGAAATTCACGCCCCGGTAAATGGATCGGAGGCATTCAACAACGGTGTTCCCGATGAGGACTTCACCGTGACGATCACCAAGGATGGATCTGGAGCAGAGTCCAAGACCATTACCCAATTCTTCAGCAAGGAAGAGCCCAAGATTGAAAAGTGGACTTTCAATTGGTTTGAGGACCTTTTTGCGGAAGAGGCCAAGACGCCCTCTGTCGTCAACGTCGCCTCCAAGGTCCACCGTCGCGTGGCTCTGTACGAGCCGGGAACCTACCAAGTCGTTCTCTCCTACTACGGAGGAAAGACCACCAAGGCTACCTGGGTCGTTCGGCCTCTTGCCGAGGTCAAGAAGACCAAGAACGTCATTTTCTTTATTGGAGATGGAATGA CCACCAACATGATCACTGCTGCCCGTCTGCTTGGGCACAAGTCCATTAACGGCAAGTACCAGAGCACAATGCAGCTCGACAAGTTCCCCGTCATCGGCCACCAGATGACCCACAGTATCGACACATACATCACCGACTCTGCCAACTCGGCTTCTGCCCTTTACTCTGGCCACAAGTCGACCGTCAACGCCATGGGAGTATATGTCGACTCCTCGCCCGATGCCTTTGACGACCCAAAGGTCGAGACGGTTGTGGAAATGTTGAAGCGCGTCTGGGGATCCGCTTGGGGTGCTGT CTCCACCGCTTTTATCGCAGACGCCACTCCGATTGCCCTCACGGCTCACACTAG ACTTCGGAGCCAGTACGGACCTCTCATCAACCAGGCACTCAATGGCGTCACCAACTACACCTGGACTAACCACGGTGGCCCTGACGCCTACTTTGGAGGTGGCGCCGACCAGTTCATTGCTGGCTCGGCCTCGTTCGAGGGCAAGGACTACTACGACGAGTTTGCAAAGAAGGGGTACACCGTGTCGCTGAACAAGACCGCTCTCGAAGCGATCCCCAACGACCAGAGGGCCCTGGGCATCTTCTGCCGTGGTAACCTCCCCGTGTGGCTCGACCGCAACGTCTTCACCGACTACCTCGGCAAGCAGAAGAATGACCCGTCcggcgccgacaagcccgcctTGGACCTGCCCGGTCTCAAGGAGATGACCCTCAAGGCCATCGACGTGCTCCACACCCGCGGTGGCGAGAAGGGCTTCTTCCTCATGTCCGAGGCCGCCTCGATCGACAAGCAGATGCACAGCCTCGACTACGACCGCGCCCTCGGTGACCTGCTCGAGCTCGACGACACCGTCAAGGCCACAGTCGAGAAGCTTGAGAAGATGGGCATCCTCAACGAGACCCTGATCGTGGTCAGCGCCGACCACGGCCACGGCTTCGACGTCTTTGGCAGCGCCGACACCAAGTACCTCGACTCCAAGGACAACGACCGCGAGAAGCGCAACGCTGTGGGCGTCTACGAGCGCTCCGGCCAGTCCATGTACCAGGTTGAGGTCCCCGGCGTCTCGTACAACACTGGCCCCAACTTCCCCGTCAACTGGGACCCCCGCTACCGCATCGCCTCCGGATTCGGCGCCATGCCCGACCACCGCGAGGCCTACAAGCTCAACACCAGACCCCGcgcccccaccaccaccacccccgGCCGCGCCTCCAACGACATGTACGCCAACCCGGCCGACCAGCCGGGCGGCTACATGATCAACGGCACCCTGCCCCCCAAGGAAGCCCAGGGTGTGCACTCGCTCACCGACGTGCCCGTCTACGCCATGGGCCCCTGCGCCGAGACGTTCGGTGGCACTTATAACAACGTCGACATCTTTTACAAGATTGCGAGCTGCCTGGGCCTGGGCCACTCCAAGGAGAAGCAGAACTGTGCTTCCAGGAAGCACTAG